The Brassica oleracea var. oleracea cultivar TO1000 chromosome C6, BOL, whole genome shotgun sequence genome includes a region encoding these proteins:
- the LOC106297506 gene encoding uncharacterized protein LOC106297506, producing MAIIYSELMRKFDTLSEHIKRLDGQVTENATTIKRETGRLPGRTDANPKRKVNAVLLRSRKRLIPSTIKINNTEKCAEVEKTGENRSRPIILDSPNPESETPQEKESSNTEEAAIDLEEEEEELEEDVENDRQEGTNVDRPTTTKRELDKAICKKAFDKITLEMPLSDAINVSSSIKKYVKVMVSSSFPAAEHSVMMVSEEVSAIIQGSIVNLMPHSVVISLGYDEFKPTKITFVLADRSVRVPEGVLDDVSTKINDCHVPTDFVVLKYQNEPKDPLILGRPSSYSWCDHRCQGRRPLIDKHTSYVDYISELAEESFIDMCSDDPLEKVLTSSEEETISVDSRAEEYTRLMDASMEVANVDDIEDDTLEINVDRYLEKAVDRQPSPLEDWDPEKAPKIELKKLPAGLKYAFLYKNSYHVIVNANLTNVVNKLQKYKKALGYSLEDVHGISPDMCMHRIHLEDDSKSTVEHQRRLNPNLKEVFKKEINKLLDDGVIYPISDSNWFQNCLDNLCKALARCEEKNLVLNWEKCHFMVNDEIVLGHKVSAAGVEVDRAKIEVMTGLPASTNVKDVRSFLGHAGFYRMFIQDFSKIVRPLTFLL from the exons ATGGCCATAATCTACAGTGAGCTAATGAGGAAGTTCGACACTTTAAGTGAACACATTAAGAGACTGGACGGTCAAGTCACGGAAAATGCGACCACCATCAAAAGGGAGACAGGACGTCTCCCTGGGCGGACTGACGCAAATCCGAAACGTAAAGTTAATGCTGTGTTACTAAGGAGCAGAAAACGCCTCATCCCGAGCACAATAAAGATCAACAACACAGAAAAATGTGCTGAAGTTGAGAAAACCGGCGAAAATAGGTCACGACCAATAATCCTTGATAGCCCCAATCCCGAATCAGAAACACCTCAAGAGAAAGAGAGTTCCAATACTGAGGAAGCAGCCATCGACCTCGAGGAGGAAGAAGAGGAGTTGGAAGAAGATGTAGAAAACGATCGACAAGAAGGAACCAACGTCGATCGACCCACTACG ACGAAGCGAGAATTAGATAAGGCGATCTGCAAGAAAGCATTCGATAAAATCACGTTGGAGATGCCTTTGAGTGATGCCATAAATGTTTCATCATCAATAAAGAAATATGTAAAGGTCATGGTATCCAGCAGCTTCCCAGCTGCTGAACACAGCGTCATGATGGTTTCAGAGGAAGTAAGTGCAATAATCCAAG GTTCCATCGTAAACCTCATGCCACACTCTGTCGTGATATCCTTGGGATACGACGAGTTCAAACCTACCAAAATAACTTTTGTTCTTGCCGATAGATCCGTTAGAGTACCTGAGGGAGTACTTGACGACGTGTCAACAAAGATAAACGACTGTCACGTACCTACGGATTTCGTTGTGCTGAAATATCAGAATGAACCGAAAGATCCCCTCATTTTGGGTAGACCTTCTAGCTACAGCTGGTGCGATCATCGATGTCAAGGAAG ACGACCCTTAATCGATAAACACACTTCCTACGTGGACTATATCTCTGAGTTGGCTGAAGAATCTTTCATAGACATGTGCTCAGACGATCCCCTGGAAAAAGTACTCACGTCCAGTGAGGAAGAAACAATTAGTGTTGACAGCAGAGCTGAGGAATACACACGATTGATGGACGCAAGTATGGAAGTAGCGAATGTTGATGACATAGAGGATGACACTTTGGAAATAAACGTCGATCGATATTTGGAAAAAGCTGTCGATCGACAACCATCTCCCTTAGAAGATTGGGATCCTGAAAAAGCACCAAAGATTGAGTTAAAGAAACTACCCGCTGGACTCAAATATGCCTTTCTCTATAAAAATTCCTACCACGTAATCGTGAACGCCAATCTGACTAATGTAGTAAACAAACTGCAAAAATATAAGAAAGCCCTCGGATACTCTCTCGAGGATGTTCATGGTATTTCTCCAGACATGTGCATGCACCGGATTCACCTAGAAGACGATTCAAAATCGACAGTGGAGCACCAAAGGCGACTAAACCCAAACTTGAAAGAAGTTTTCAAAAAGGAAATAAACAAACTTCTAGATGATGGGGTCATTTACCCAATTTCGGATAGCAACTGG TTTCAAAACTGTCTCGATAACCTATGCAAAGCCCTGGCAAGATGTGAAGAAAAGAACCTCGTTCTGAATTGGGAGAAATGCCACTTTATGGTTAACGATGAGATCGTCCTAGGACATAAAGTGTCCGCTGCTGGCGTAGAAGTAGATCGGGCGAAGATTGAGGTAATGACCGGCTTGCCTGCATCTACGAACGTAAAAGACGTGAGAAGTTTTCTCGGACACGCCGGATTTTACAGGATGTTCATACAAGATTTTAGCAAAATCGTTAGACCTCTCACTTTCCTCCTCTGA